The Rhizobium rhododendri nucleotide sequence AGCGACTTCGCCGGCCTTCACCGTCAGGTTGAGGCCACGAATGATCTCGGTGCCGTCTTCGGCGATGCGGGCGTGGAGGTTTCTGATTTCAAGCATGTCTGTAATCCATCTTCAAAGTTTGCGTTGCGCGCTTTGTAGCGCTGCAGTCAGAATTTACGCACGCTCAGGGTGCCAGGACCTTAAGCAGCAGAACAATCAGCCGGAAGAAAAAGCTGGCCAAAAAAAGCCAAATATCCGCTCCGAGCAATGCGTCGACGACGACCGAGAACCGTCCCATCCGATCCGCAAGGTAACGATACTTGCGGGGTGGGGCCTTGGCTGCAGAGCGGTGGTCGGTGAACGACTGCCCTGGGTTTCCCGGCCGCGTCGCTTTCATATCAACCCACACTGCCCTCAAGCGAAATCGAGATCAGCTTCTGCGCTTCGATCGCAAATTCCATCGGCAGTTCCTGCAGGACTTCCTTGACGAAGCCGTTGACGATCAGGGCGATGGCCTCTTCGGTCGGGATACCGCGCTGCAGGCAGTAGAACAGCTGGTCCTCGGAGATCTTCGAGGTCGTCGCTTCATGCTCGAACTGCGCCGAGGAATTCTTCGCCTCGATATAGGGCACGGTGTGCGCGCCGCAGCGGTCGCCGATCAGAAGCGAGTCGCACTGGGTGAAGTTTCGGGCGTTGGTCGCCTTGCGATGGGCCGAAACCTGGCCACGGTAGGTGTTCTGCGAGACGCCGGCAGCAATGCCCTTGGAGACGATGCGGCTCGACGTGTTCTTGCCGAGATGGATCATCTTGGTGCCGCTGTCGATCTGCTGGTGACCGTTGGAGACCGCAATCGAATAGAACTCGCCACGGCTGTCATCGCCGCGCAGGATGCATGACGGATACTTCCAGGTGATGGCGGAACCTGTCTCGACCTGCGTCCAGGAGATCTTGGAGCGTGCGCCGCGGCAATCGCCGCGCTTGGTGACGAAGTTGTAGATGCCGCCCTTGCCGTCCTTGTCGCCCGGATACCAGTTCTGCACGGTCGAATATTTGATCTGCGCATCGTCCAGCGCCACCAGCTCGACGACAGCCGCATGCAGCTGGTTTTCGTCGCGCTGCGGTGCGGTGCAGCCTTCGAGGTAGGACACATAGGCCCCCTCTTCGGCAATGATCAGCGTCCGCTCGAACTGGCCGGTGCCCTTCTCGTTGATGCGGAAATAGGTCGACAGCTCCATCGGGCAGCGAACGCCCTTCGGAATGAACACGAACGAGCCGTCTGTGAATACCGCCGCGTTGAGCGTCGCATAATAGTTGTCGGTGGTCGGCACAACTGTGCCGAGATACTGCTTGATGAGATCCGGATGCTCGCGAATGGCCTCCGAGATCGACATGAAGATCACGCCGGCCTTCTTTAGCTCTTCCTTGAACGTCGTCACCACCGAGACGCTGTCGAACACAGCATCGACGGCGATCCGCGAAGTCTGGACACCGGCAAGGATTTCCTGCTCGCGCAAAGGGATACCAAGCTTCTCGTAGACCTTCAGCAGCTCAGGATCGACGTCGTCGATAGACTTCGGTCCCGGCGTGCTCTTCGGCGCGGCGTAATAGTAGATGTCATTGAAATCGATCTTCGGATAGTCGACGCGGGCCCATGTCGGCTCCTCCATCGTCAACCAGCGACGATAGGCATCGAGACGCCATTCGAGCATCCATTCCGGTTCCTGCTTCTTGGCAGAAATGAAATGGATAATCTCTTCGGAAAGGCCCTTGGGTGCCTTGTCCATTTCGATGATGGTCTCGAAACCATACTTGTATTGGTCCACATCAATCAGGCGCACCTGATCGATCGTTTCCTGGACGGCAGCCATGTCGTTCTCCAATCTCGCCGGATACAAGGTCCGGCAGCTTGTCAACGGTTTAGCAAATTTGCATTTGCCACTATGTAGGTGGCCAATGGGATTTTTTCACCCCGATTGGCAAGCGTAAACTTGCGTTTCCGCAAAATTCAAAATGCGGTCAAGCCGCAACCCCGGAAAGCCTTCGCCTCCCGGCAATTTTCGCAAACGCTGCGAGCACCCGGTCGATGTCGTCATTTTTCGTGTCGAAACCAAGCGATATACGCAATGCGCCGAGACGTGGATCGCGACCCATCGCCACCAGCACGTGGCTCTCGCCCAGCTTGCCCGCCGAGCAGGCAGAGCCCGCCGAGAGCGCAACGCCCTCGAGATCGAAGGCAATCTGCCCGGTTTCAGCCTTCAGCCCGGGCAGCGTGAAGAATGTCGTGTTCGGCACACGCGGCTGGCCCTCGCCGTGAATGATCACGTCATCAGCCGCATCGCGCATGCCTCCCTCCAGTCGGTCGCGCAATGCCAGAACGGCCGCATTTCGCGACTGGAACTCAGCGGTGGCCGCAGCAGCGGCCGCACCGAAGCCGATCACCGCCAGCGAATTTTCCGTCCCCGACCTGTGACCCTTCTCCTGGCCACCGCCATGGATCAGCGGCTTTGGCATCATGATCTCCCCGCGCGACACGAGCGCCCCGGCGCCCTTGGGACCGCCGATCTTGTGCGAAGAGACGATCATAAAATCCGCGCCGATCTCGTTGATGTCGGTCTTCACCCGACCGACACCCTGGACAGCATCGACGACGAAGATGCCGCCATGGCGGCGCACAATCTCTGCTGCCGCCCGGACCGGCTGAAGGATGCCCGTCTCGTTATTGGCGAGCATGATTGCGACCATCGGCAGGCCTTGTGCCTTGTCATGGCCGGAGAGCATGGTCTCCAGCGCGACGAGATCGACAACGCCATCGAACGTCACCGGAATTTCGCTGACGCGGTCCTTTGCAAACCGCCCGCCTTCGCGCAATGCCGGATGCTCGATAGCCGAGACGTAGAGGTGGCCAACGGCGAGCGGCGTGCGGCCCATGCGAAACTCGGGCGTCAGCACCATGTTGGCTGCCTCGGTGGCGCCGCTGGTGAAAATCACATGCGCCGGGTCAGCACCTGTCAGGACAGCCACGTCGCGTCTGGCGGCCTCGATGGCAGCGCGCGTGGCGCGGCCTTCGCCATGAACAGAGTTGGGGTTGCCGAAAAGATCGAGTCCACGCAGCATCGCCTCCCGCGCCGCCGGATGGAGCGGGGCGGTGGCATTCCAGTCAAGATAGAGGCGTGATGCCGCCATGACCTGCTTTTCCTGCCTCAGCGATGCGGATTACCGGCGCCGGCTCATTTTTCTTGTAATTGCCGGCGGGCTTGCCTTATGACACCTCCACAACGCGTGGAAGATCATGCAGAGTTTCGAATTGTTCTAAACTGCGTTCTAGAAAAGATGAGCGCGTTCGTCAAGTCAACTTGCTGCCTAATGCATCTTGTCAACGCCGAAAATCAGGTACGGAGTATCGATGCCCGAAGTCATTTTCAACGGCCCCGCTGGCCGCCTTGAGGGCCGCTATCAGCCATCCAAGGAAAAAAGCGCACCGATCGCTCTCGTCCTTCATCCGCATCCGCAGTTTGGCGGAACGATGAACAACCAGATCGTCTACCAGCTGTTCTACATGTTCCAGAAGCGCGGTTTCACCACCTTGCGCTTCAATTTCCGCAGCATTGGCCGCAGCCAGGGCGAATTCGACCACGGCGGCGGCGAACTGTCGGATGCAGCCTCGGCGCTCGACTGGGTACAGAGCCTGCACCCCGATTCGAAAAGCTGCTGGATCGCCGGCTATTCCTTCGGTTCGTGGATCGGTATGCAGCTTCTGATGCGCCGCCCGGAAATCGAAGGCTTCATGTCGATTGCGCCGCAGCCGAACACCTATGATTTCTCCTTCCTCGCCCCCTGCCCGTCGTCCGGCCTGATCATAAACGGCGATGCCGACAAGGTAGCCCCGGAGAAGGATGTCAACGTGCTGGTCGACAAGCTGAAGTCGCAGAAGGGCATCCTAATCACCCACAAGGTCGTGCCGGGCGCCAACCACTTCTTCAGTGGCCAGGTCGATACGCTGATGGGCGAATGCGAGGACTACCTCGATCGGCGCCTCAACGGTGAACTGGTGCCGGAACCGGCCGCCAAGCGCATCCGCTGAACTTAGACAGCCGGAATTTTCAGAGCCGCCGAAGCAATTCGGCGGCTTTGTTCGTTTGTCGATGGCGACCGATTGAGCTCCCGGAACCTAGCGACCGATCGTCGGCCACGGGAATGAAAGCACTTCGCGCGTGTAGGTCTCCACCACGACACTGAACGGAACGCCATCCCCACGGGTCAGAAACGCGCGGTGCTGGAGGACAAACTCAGGTATGGAGAGGTCGCCGCTGGTCGAAGGCGGGAGCACACCTCCCATGTCCCAATCGGCTGGCAGCGGTTGCCAGAGCAGTTCGGCTGAAACCGTGTGCCTTTGAAAATGCAGATCCTGCACCGCGCGTCCGAACGCTGTATCAGTCGTTTCCAGAACGTGATTCATGCTCTCCGTCAGACGCGATGGAACGTACCAGTTGTCGGCTTCGGACAGGATATGGTCGCCGCACATCAGCTTGACCCGGCGATACTTGACCGGCTCGGTATCGGTCACGCCCAGGAGTTTGCGGACCCCTGCATCGGCCGGCTTTTCAGCCCCCGGCTCGAGATGCGCGACAACTTTCGGCGTTGGCGCAAGCTTGTGGGTGGCGCACCAGCGATCGAGCGTCAGCGTGGCGCTGTCATGGCTGAGCAGATCTGCGTTCAGCGCGTTGACGATGGCCAGTGCCGTGAGGCGACCGACGGCGGTGTCGGGCGGACCGGGCTGGTCTGCCGATGCCGTGCCGGTGAGCAAAAGGCCAAGGGCCAGGGTGGATAAAGAGAACCGGGTTTTCATATTTATGCCTCGCATATACGCCTTGCCGCGGTGTGATTGCTACAATCCGCGTCAAAACCTTACTACCGCTTGCGCTATGGCAATCCGATGACACACCGATTTCCCGTTTCATTTTCATGTGCTTAGACGCTGAGAAAATGGTGGAGAACTGTCATGCCGCACGCCATGCGATTACCCGTGGCGTACCAGTATACCACCGGTCACCGGGACGCTGACACCCGTGGTTCCCGGATAGGTCAGCGGCAATCCCTCCAGCGAGCGGACCGCGAGATAGGCCCAGGCTTCCGCCTCCATGCTGCCACCATCGAAGCCGGCCGCTTCAGCAGCAACGACGCGGGCGCCTTGCTCTTCCGCCAGTTCGGAAAACTCGGCCATGATTACCGGGTTCAGCCGACCGCCACCGCAGACGACATAGGTTTTCGGCGGCTGCGGCAGATAGCCCGCGAGCTTCAGGATGGACGCAGCAGTGACATGCGCCAGGGTCCGCGCGCCATCGGCAAGCGAGACTTCACCCTTGACCGGCGGCAGGAAGTCGCTGCGGTCGAGAGACCGGCGCATGTTGGCGGAAAAGAACGGGCTGTCGAGATAGCGGCGCACCAGCGGCGGAGACACCGTGCCCCTGGCGGCGGTCTCGCCATTGCGATCGTAGGCCTTGCCGGTATGGGCCTCGATCCACTGGTCGATCAGCATGTTGCCGGGACCGCTGTCGCAGGCGGAAAGCGCGCCATCCTCGGCAACGTAGGTGAGGTTGGAAATACCACCGATGTTGACGAACACCACCGGTACTGCGAGTTCCGGCGGCAGGTTGGCCGACAGCGCCGCATGGTAGATCGGGATCAGCGGCGCGCCTTGTCCGCCCGCTACCATGTCGTTGGCACGCATGTCGTAGACGACATCGATGCCAGTCTCCGCAGCCAGCAGCGGCCCGTCGCCGATCTGCACCGTCAGCCCCTCGTCCGGGCGATGCAGCACGGTCTGGCCGTGAAAGCCTATGACGTCGACGTCGGCGGGCGACAGGCCGTTGCGCATCAGGAAGGATTTGACGGCCGCCGCATGGCAGAGCGTCAGCGCCTGTTCGGCAGCACCGAGATCGCCCGGCCGTTCGCGCCGATCCTGGATTACCTTGGCCGTCTCCAGTGCTTTTTTCCAGCGGCCGCGCAGTTCGTCGTCGTACGGAATATAGAGGCTCGCCCCGCGCTCCACGACGTCTCGTCCGTCGGTGCGCAGCAAGGCGATATCGATCCCGTCCATCGACGTGCCACTCATCAGCCCGATTGCCGTTCTTGTCTTCGTCATGAACCCTCGCAAAACCTGAACCCTCGCAAAACAGCCCGCGCAAAACATTGCCGCCGCAATAGTGCACTTTCGCGAAAACAGTGCTAAACGCGCCGCGACGGTTCAACAACAGCGATTTTGCCCCTTTGCACGCCTAGGGCGGCGCATTCGAGAGACCCTATCATGGCCGAATTCAAATCCGATTTCCTGCACACTCTTCAAGAGCGCGGCTTCATCCACCAGGTTTCAGATGAGGCCGGCCTGGATACGCTGTTCGCCAAGGAAACCGTCACGGCCTATATCGGGTTCGATCCGACAGCCCCAAGCCTGCATGCTGGATCGCTGATCCAGATCATGATGCTGCATTGGCTGCAGGCCACCGGCCATCGCGCAATCTCGCTGATGGGGGGCGGCACCGGCATGGTCGGCGACCCCTCCTTCAAGGAAGAGTCGCGCCAGTTGATGACGGTCGACACCATCGAAGGTAACATCGCCTCGATCAAGCAAGTGTTCTCCAACTACCTCAACTACGGCAACGGCAACAACGATGCCTTGATGATCAACAATGCCGAATGGCTGCGGTCGCTGAACTACCTCGAATTCTTGCGCGATGTCGGCCGGCATTTCTCGGTCAATCGCATGCTCGCCTTCGACAGCGTCAAGACCCGGCTGGAGCGCGAGCAGTCGCTGTCGTTCCTCGAGTTCAACTACATGATCCTGCAGGCCTACGACTTCGTCGAGCTGGCCAAGCGCTACGACTGCCGGCTGCAGATGGGCGGCTCCGATCAATGGGGCAATATCGTCAACGGCATCGATCTCGGTCACCGCATGGGGACACCGCAGCTCTACGCCCTGACCTCGCCGCTGCTGACGACATCGTCGGGCGCAAAGATGGGCAAGTCGGCGAATGGTGCGATCTGGCTCAATGCCGACATGCTGTCGGCCTACGATTTCTGGCAGTACTGGCGCAACACCGAGGATGCCGACGTCGCACGCTTCCTGAAACTCTACACGACCCTGCCGATGGACGAGGTTTCCCGCCTCGCCACACTCGGCGGCGCTGAGCTAAACGACGTCAAGAAGATCCTTGCAACCGAGGTGACCGCCCTTCTGCACGGCCGCGCCGCTGCCGAACAGGCGGCCGAAACGGCGCGCAAAACCTTCGAGGAAGGCGGCATCGCCGAGAACCTGCCATCGATCGACGTGCCCTCGGCAGATCTGGAGGCTGGCATCGGCCTGTTGTCGCTGATCGTACGCGCGGGCCTTGCAACATCCAACGGCGAAGCACGCCGGCATGTCCAGGGTGGCGCTGTACGCATCAATGATCAGCAGGTTACCGACGAGCGCCAGGCGATCGGCACCGGTAACGTGACTGCCGATGGCATCATCAAGCTCTCTCTCGGCAAGAAGAAGCACATGCTGATCCGCCCGCAGGGCTGAGGCACTAAAATCATCGCGATCAGGCCGGCCATCGTGCCGGCCTTTTTGTCTCCGCTAGAATTCGAAAATCTGCCGGAAGATGCCGGGGGCGATGACCGAGAGCGGGTTGATCACCAGGTTGGGCGAATCGAATGGGCCCGTCAGTTTGAAGGTGATGCCGATCAGGCCGCGGTCGGTACCGTTGCCAAGCAGGAAGCCGACGATCGGCACCTCGGCAAACAGCCGGTTCAAGCCGTAGGCGGGCATGAACGTGCCGGTCATGTCGGTGTTGCCCTTGGCATCCTTGATCGTTCCTTGGAACGTCGCCCCCACCTGGTCGCCGCGCACGACGCCGTTCTCGACGGACACCACACCCTTGCGGATGGACAGGTGCGCAAAACCACGCTGGAAATTCTGCGCGCTGGTGTCGATATCGTGCTTGACGGCGGAGTTCAGGCTTTCGCCGTCCCGTCCCGCCGGCGTCGTGACGATGGATTGCAGCTTCTTCTCGTTGACGATGGAAAAACGCCTGATATCGATGGACCCGTCCCAGCTGTCGTCGCCGTCGGCGCGAAGGTTGAGATTGAGCAAGCCGCCTTTCAGGTGGCCGTAGACATCGACGAACCGTGCCACCGAGCCGGCGTCGCTGCTGGTGACATGGAACGTGCCACTCTGCCCGCCCTTTGTCATCTCCGTGACAACAGCCTGCCCGGTCCGGGTGACGCCGGAGAAGTCGGCCTGCGTCGCCTTGCCGTTGTTAAGCGCATAGACAAGGCTGACATTCCTGATCGTCTCGTCGTTGAAGCCGATGATCTTGTCGAGCTTGGCACGGATCGTCGCATCCGTCTTGTCGCTACCGCCGGCGTCGCCCTTGCTCGGCGCCTTCAATCGCGCCAGGATCGGCCTGATATCGGCGGCGTTGCCATCCACCCTCACGTCGTACGCGCCCTTTGTGCGCTTGATCGACAAGGCGAAATCGTCAACCGACGATAGCTTGATGCTCGAGAAGTCGGCGGATGACAATCCGGATTTGCCCACCTGGATGGAGCCGGTAGCCCCGAAGCCATCACCCTTTAGCGTGAAGTTCTTCAACGATGGCTGGTCGGCCGGCCCCGATGCCTCGAACTCGGCATTGGCAGCAATACCGCTTCCCTTCGACCAGCCGATCCAGGGCACGGTGAGCGCTGCCTTGGTCAGGTCGATCTTGATGTCCTGCCGGTTTTCATCGATCCGCGTGACCTTCACCTTCAGCGGCCCGTCGACGAAATCGGAGAGCCCCGGGAGGATGGTCTCCCGCTGCTGATTGGAAAGCGTCACGTCGACAACGCGCTCACGCTTGATGGACGATCCCTTTTCCGTTGGCTCGACCATATCGATTTGCGCCGGGATGCCGTCGATAAGCGCGTCTGCGGCGAGATGCACCTCCTGCGGATCGGCATCGATGGTACCGTCGACATTGGTGATCTTGCGACCGTCGAAGGCCTTCAGGACGTCGACCTTGTGGAGCTGCAGGCTGGCCTTCCAGACTGGTGGCGGCGGGTCCTGATCGTTGATCAGGCCAAGCGTCGCCTCGACATCCGCGTCGATCTTGCCGCTGAAATCCTCGGGCTTGAACTCGGTGCGCTGCAATACGCTCAAGGGTTTGAAGCTCAGCAACTCACCAACCGCGTCGCCATTGCCGGAAAGCGCCAGCTTCATCTTCGCGGTCAGCGGCTTGTCGTAAACCGCAGGAATGGAAAAGGTGCTCGGACCGACTGCGACCTGTCGGCCAGACGGAAAATACGACGTACCCTTGACGATATCGACAGAAATAACCGGACCCTTGAGGTCGAAGTGACCCGTCATGTCGCGGATAGGCGGAATTTCACCGGGCACGTTGAGGCGCGAACCGTTGATATCGAAAGCCAGATGGATCTCGTTTTCGTCCAGCCGCAGATTACCGGTTGCCGCCGCCTGGGCAAGCCGCCCGCCGGGAATGAACAGTGAAATCGTGGCGTTGCTCATGGCCCCGCCGAACAGGTTGCCCTGTACCCAGGTGCGCGCTTTAGGCGACATCCAGAAAGGCCACAGCTGTTTGACGGCAGCGGCCTGCAGCTGCTCCGCCTGGGCGCCGAAGCTGATTTCCGGCGAACCCGGCGCAATGCGCAGCCGCAAGGAACCAAACAGCGATCCCATCGGCGTGGTGATGCCGATGGTGTCGAGTTTCAGCTCCTTGTCGGCCGTCATGTAGCGGCCATTGGCATGGCCATCGAAGCTGAGCGGAGCTTCACCGGCTTCAGAAGTCGCTGCCGTCGCGTTGGCGATCCGGAAATCGACGCCAAAACCCTTGGCAGCGGTCGGATCGACCCGGTCGAGGTCGATAACCGAACCGAAAAACGGCACGACCGTCGATTGGAACGTCGCCAGCGACTTGTTGATCTCGAGCGCCTGGCGATCCGAATTGTAGCTGAGATTGATATCCGCGCCGGAAATCTCCTGCGCATCGCGGTCCATATAGAGCGTGCCGGGCAGCACCTTGATGGCGGCTGTCAGCTTGGGATCGACACCCGATGCGCCACGGGTAGACGACAGCGAGACGTCCGCAAAGCCGGTAATCCCCTGCCGCGGCGTCCCGTTCGAATCGTAAGCCATCGACAGCGGCACCAGATCGAGGTGGCGGATCACGGCCGTCATCGACGACGGCCGATCGGCCTCCTGGGTGGCATTCACATCCAGCGACGCCACTGAGCCGTCGATCGATAGCTGGCCTTTCAAGCGCAGCGTGTTGGGCGTCGGACGTGAAAACGCCAGCTGGTCGATCACCAGCGAAATCGGCGTGCCACCGTCCTGTCTTGCGAGCTTTACGGCAAGGCCGGATATCTCGACGGCATCCGTACCGCCGCGTTCAACGAAATGCTGCAGGAAATCGAGATTGGAGAATGCCGATTCCAGCGCGGTCGGGATGCTGTCTACCCGGAGATTGGCGACATCGATAGGCTCGCTCTGCGGCAGCAGCGCGGTGTCGAGAGCTATACCCTTGGCCCGGACTGTTGCGATTGCGATTCGGCCCTGAACGAGCGCAAACGGATCGAGAACCATGCGCACGGCGCCCATGGTCGAGAGGTGCTTCCCGGTTTCCTGGTCGACGACATTGACGTCGCTCGCCTCGAGCGCGAGTTGCATGTCGGAGGTGAACCGCAGCACCGTCGAGCCGACCTCGGCCTTGTAGCGCGGTCCGATGG carries:
- the sufB gene encoding Fe-S cluster assembly protein SufB — its product is MAAVQETIDQVRLIDVDQYKYGFETIIEMDKAPKGLSEEIIHFISAKKQEPEWMLEWRLDAYRRWLTMEEPTWARVDYPKIDFNDIYYYAAPKSTPGPKSIDDVDPELLKVYEKLGIPLREQEILAGVQTSRIAVDAVFDSVSVVTTFKEELKKAGVIFMSISEAIREHPDLIKQYLGTVVPTTDNYYATLNAAVFTDGSFVFIPKGVRCPMELSTYFRINEKGTGQFERTLIIAEEGAYVSYLEGCTAPQRDENQLHAAVVELVALDDAQIKYSTVQNWYPGDKDGKGGIYNFVTKRGDCRGARSKISWTQVETGSAITWKYPSCILRGDDSRGEFYSIAVSNGHQQIDSGTKMIHLGKNTSSRIVSKGIAAGVSQNTYRGQVSAHRKATNARNFTQCDSLLIGDRCGAHTVPYIEAKNSSAQFEHEATTSKISEDQLFYCLQRGIPTEEAIALIVNGFVKEVLQELPMEFAIEAQKLISISLEGSVG
- a CDS encoding cysteine desulfurase family protein, producing the protein MAASRLYLDWNATAPLHPAAREAMLRGLDLFGNPNSVHGEGRATRAAIEAARRDVAVLTGADPAHVIFTSGATEAANMVLTPEFRMGRTPLAVGHLYVSAIEHPALREGGRFAKDRVSEIPVTFDGVVDLVALETMLSGHDKAQGLPMVAIMLANNETGILQPVRAAAEIVRRHGGIFVVDAVQGVGRVKTDINEIGADFMIVSSHKIGGPKGAGALVSRGEIMMPKPLIHGGGQEKGHRSGTENSLAVIGFGAAAAAATAEFQSRNAAVLALRDRLEGGMRDAADDVIIHGEGQPRVPNTTFFTLPGLKAETGQIAFDLEGVALSAGSACSAGKLGESHVLVAMGRDPRLGALRISLGFDTKNDDIDRVLAAFAKIAGRRRLSGVAA
- a CDS encoding alpha/beta hydrolase, with the protein product MPEVIFNGPAGRLEGRYQPSKEKSAPIALVLHPHPQFGGTMNNQIVYQLFYMFQKRGFTTLRFNFRSIGRSQGEFDHGGGELSDAASALDWVQSLHPDSKSCWIAGYSFGSWIGMQLLMRRPEIEGFMSIAPQPNTYDFSFLAPCPSSGLIINGDADKVAPEKDVNVLVDKLKSQKGILITHKVVPGANHFFSGQVDTLMGECEDYLDRRLNGELVPEPAAKRIR
- a CDS encoding anhydro-N-acetylmuramic acid kinase; translated protein: MTKTRTAIGLMSGTSMDGIDIALLRTDGRDVVERGASLYIPYDDELRGRWKKALETAKVIQDRRERPGDLGAAEQALTLCHAAAVKSFLMRNGLSPADVDVIGFHGQTVLHRPDEGLTVQIGDGPLLAAETGIDVVYDMRANDMVAGGQGAPLIPIYHAALSANLPPELAVPVVFVNIGGISNLTYVAEDGALSACDSGPGNMLIDQWIEAHTGKAYDRNGETAARGTVSPPLVRRYLDSPFFSANMRRSLDRSDFLPPVKGEVSLADGARTLAHVTAASILKLAGYLPQPPKTYVVCGGGRLNPVIMAEFSELAEEQGARVVAAEAAGFDGGSMEAEAWAYLAVRSLEGLPLTYPGTTGVSVPVTGGILVRHG
- the tyrS gene encoding tyrosine--tRNA ligase encodes the protein MAEFKSDFLHTLQERGFIHQVSDEAGLDTLFAKETVTAYIGFDPTAPSLHAGSLIQIMMLHWLQATGHRAISLMGGGTGMVGDPSFKEESRQLMTVDTIEGNIASIKQVFSNYLNYGNGNNDALMINNAEWLRSLNYLEFLRDVGRHFSVNRMLAFDSVKTRLEREQSLSFLEFNYMILQAYDFVELAKRYDCRLQMGGSDQWGNIVNGIDLGHRMGTPQLYALTSPLLTTSSGAKMGKSANGAIWLNADMLSAYDFWQYWRNTEDADVARFLKLYTTLPMDEVSRLATLGGAELNDVKKILATEVTALLHGRAAAEQAAETARKTFEEGGIAENLPSIDVPSADLEAGIGLLSLIVRAGLATSNGEARRHVQGGAVRINDQQVTDERQAIGTGNVTADGIIKLSLGKKKHMLIRPQG
- a CDS encoding AsmA-like C-terminal region-containing protein — translated: MTEGRGGLIRGEKLKFRKKDLVPLDQMPSSQVDDPIIVNSPRRRRRRLGHVWHATRITGVFAIFIVLIAGVVIASIESGIFDEPLSVKAQAALDNAIGPRYKAEVGSTVLRFTSDMQLALEASDVNVVDQETGKHLSTMGAVRMVLDPFALVQGRIAIATVRAKGIALDTALLPQSEPIDVANLRVDSIPTALESAFSNLDFLQHFVERGGTDAVEISGLAVKLARQDGGTPISLVIDQLAFSRPTPNTLRLKGQLSIDGSVASLDVNATQEADRPSSMTAVIRHLDLVPLSMAYDSNGTPRQGITGFADVSLSSTRGASGVDPKLTAAIKVLPGTLYMDRDAQEISGADINLSYNSDRQALEINKSLATFQSTVVPFFGSVIDLDRVDPTAAKGFGVDFRIANATAATSEAGEAPLSFDGHANGRYMTADKELKLDTIGITTPMGSLFGSLRLRIAPGSPEISFGAQAEQLQAAAVKQLWPFWMSPKARTWVQGNLFGGAMSNATISLFIPGGRLAQAAATGNLRLDENEIHLAFDINGSRLNVPGEIPPIRDMTGHFDLKGPVISVDIVKGTSYFPSGRQVAVGPSTFSIPAVYDKPLTAKMKLALSGNGDAVGELLSFKPLSVLQRTEFKPEDFSGKIDADVEATLGLINDQDPPPPVWKASLQLHKVDVLKAFDGRKITNVDGTIDADPQEVHLAADALIDGIPAQIDMVEPTEKGSSIKRERVVDVTLSNQQRETILPGLSDFVDGPLKVKVTRIDENRQDIKIDLTKAALTVPWIGWSKGSGIAANAEFEASGPADQPSLKNFTLKGDGFGATGSIQVGKSGLSSADFSSIKLSSVDDFALSIKRTKGAYDVRVDGNAADIRPILARLKAPSKGDAGGSDKTDATIRAKLDKIIGFNDETIRNVSLVYALNNGKATQADFSGVTRTGQAVVTEMTKGGQSGTFHVTSSDAGSVARFVDVYGHLKGGLLNLNLRADGDDSWDGSIDIRRFSIVNEKKLQSIVTTPAGRDGESLNSAVKHDIDTSAQNFQRGFAHLSIRKGVVSVENGVVRGDQVGATFQGTIKDAKGNTDMTGTFMPAYGLNRLFAEVPIVGFLLGNGTDRGLIGITFKLTGPFDSPNLVINPLSVIAPGIFRQIFEF